From the genome of Maridesulfovibrio ferrireducens, one region includes:
- a CDS encoding late competence development ComFB family protein, translating to MLTFNEFFKSGDIVNLSEQAVYDEIKAFIDLQEVEFCQCDKCLFDIACVVLNAIPSLYSSSVVDRNYPSADFSVEYEHLRKLAKEEIPGAIARVKTRLHH from the coding sequence ATGTTGACATTTAATGAGTTTTTTAAATCAGGCGATATTGTAAATTTAAGCGAACAAGCTGTTTATGATGAGATCAAAGCTTTCATTGATCTGCAAGAAGTTGAATTCTGCCAGTGTGATAAATGTCTCTTTGATATTGCCTGTGTCGTTTTGAATGCTATTCCGAGTCTTTATTCATCAAGTGTTGTTGATAGAAATTATCCAAGTGCAGATTTTTCTGTGGAGTATGAACACTTGCGTAAGCTGGCAAAAGAAGAAATTCCCGGAGCTATTGCGCGGGTAAAAACCAGACTGCATCATTAG
- a CDS encoding diguanylate cyclase has protein sequence MEKVLIVDASKVTALFIKRTLEHASFECDTAHSLEQAAELISQNEYFVGLSSLIYEGHEAGDGIDLLTANGIPAIVVTASLDDNQLKDILKKNIVDYVLKRPEHSEYIVRIVKRVFNNRKTKVMVVEDSITVRHWISAVLIRQGLTVLEAANGEEACKIFADNPDIKLVLTDYTMPGMDGRELTAKLRLRRHMDELSIIVLSSDENSRTAPLFLKTGANDFIHKSASVEEILCRVNSNLEMLELLEESRDRANKDFLTGMWNRRYFFEHAEPLFVEAEDNDKLLSIVMLDIDHFKNVNDTYGHDVGDLVLKEFSSKIVEYFGSRGLASRFGGEEFAVLLEGVDSAALESYVDGFREMIEAFSMYCRHEKLKFTVSIGVTSNVKLGLDGMINRADILLYEAKTSGRNKVVCDPL, from the coding sequence GTGGAAAAAGTTTTAATAGTCGATGCCAGCAAGGTTACAGCTCTTTTTATAAAAAGGACTTTGGAACATGCCAGTTTTGAATGTGATACTGCACATAGCTTAGAACAGGCCGCTGAGTTGATCTCACAAAACGAATATTTTGTAGGGCTCAGCAGTTTGATTTATGAAGGGCATGAAGCTGGTGACGGGATTGATTTATTAACTGCAAATGGAATTCCTGCCATTGTGGTAACCGCCTCTCTTGATGATAATCAGCTCAAAGATATTCTAAAAAAGAATATAGTTGATTATGTCCTTAAAAGGCCTGAGCATTCGGAATATATAGTCCGTATAGTTAAGCGTGTTTTCAATAATAGAAAAACCAAGGTCATGGTGGTGGAGGATTCCATTACTGTGCGTCATTGGATTTCAGCTGTTTTAATACGGCAGGGTCTTACCGTGCTTGAAGCGGCAAATGGTGAGGAAGCGTGTAAAATTTTTGCCGATAATCCCGATATAAAGCTGGTCTTGACAGATTATACCATGCCGGGGATGGATGGTCGGGAGTTGACTGCAAAATTGAGACTTCGTCGTCATATGGATGAACTCAGTATTATTGTTCTTTCCTCTGATGAAAATTCCCGAACAGCACCGCTTTTTTTGAAAACCGGAGCAAATGACTTTATCCATAAGAGTGCAAGTGTCGAAGAGATTCTGTGCAGGGTTAATTCGAACTTGGAAATGCTGGAATTGCTCGAAGAATCACGTGACAGAGCAAATAAAGATTTTCTTACCGGGATGTGGAATAGGCGTTATTTCTTCGAGCATGCAGAGCCTCTGTTTGTTGAAGCTGAAGATAATGACAAGTTGTTGAGTATTGTTATGCTTGATATTGATCATTTTAAAAACGTAAATGATACTTACGGTCATGATGTCGGTGATTTAGTTCTAAAAGAATTTTCATCTAAGATTGTTGAATATTTCGGGTCCAGAGGGCTTGCCTCCCGATTCGGTGGCGAAGAGTTTGCGGTTCTTCTTGAGGGTGTAGATTCAGCCGCGCTTGAAAGTTATGTGGATGGTTTCAGGGAAATGATAGAAGCTTTTTCCATGTACTGTAGGCATGAAAAACTTAAATTTACCGTTTCCATCGGAGTTACTTCAAATGTAAAACTCGGTCTGGACGGAATGATTAACAGGGCTGACATTCTTTTATATGAAGCTAAAACTTCCGGAAGAAATAAGGTCGTTTGCGATCCACTATAG
- a CDS encoding efflux RND transporter periplasmic adaptor subunit: protein MNFKFRKTVEVKKIPCRRFVLFFMFVSLVFVAGCFGDEDEKAAEQQAVPVKVYKVTEQSFPVKGEYVAQIEAKKTVEIRSRVEGYLKERHFDEGQIVTKGQLLFVIDPRPYEETLKQAEAELARSVATLNKANTDYKRFKTLFDQGAVSRDEFDTRVTDKQVLEAQLNNAKSSVKQASLNVDFTSIYAPMEGIIGKTQVNLGALVAKESSLLATVSAVDPVYVNFSIPEKEYLFAIKEIEEKRKQNLPERSQTLRIILADGKFYDHNGTFSMADRAVDPSTGTLSLRAVFPNPEKMLRDGQYAKIVALLKEYQNALVVPARAILDVQGRKSILTVSSNGTVVENAVTIDYSNDQSAVIGKGLKDGDLIIADGVNKIRPGTLIAPEIVTPDKTK, encoded by the coding sequence GTGAATTTTAAATTTCGCAAGACTGTAGAAGTAAAAAAAATACCCTGCAGACGGTTTGTTTTGTTTTTTATGTTTGTTTCACTCGTTTTTGTTGCCGGATGCTTTGGTGATGAAGATGAGAAAGCCGCTGAGCAACAGGCTGTTCCGGTAAAAGTTTATAAAGTAACCGAACAGAGTTTTCCTGTTAAAGGTGAATACGTAGCTCAGATTGAAGCTAAAAAGACCGTCGAAATTCGTTCACGGGTTGAAGGGTATCTTAAAGAGCGTCACTTTGATGAAGGCCAGATTGTTACTAAGGGACAACTCCTTTTCGTTATTGATCCTAGACCTTACGAAGAAACTTTGAAGCAGGCAGAAGCTGAATTGGCTCGTAGTGTGGCGACCCTCAATAAGGCTAATACTGATTACAAAAGATTTAAAACTTTGTTTGATCAGGGAGCGGTCAGTCGTGATGAATTCGACACCCGGGTAACCGATAAGCAGGTTCTTGAAGCTCAGCTCAATAATGCCAAGTCTTCCGTTAAGCAGGCAAGTCTGAATGTTGATTTTACAAGTATTTATGCACCGATGGAAGGTATTATCGGGAAAACTCAGGTCAACCTTGGGGCACTGGTTGCGAAAGAATCTTCATTGCTTGCTACAGTTTCTGCCGTAGACCCTGTATATGTAAACTTCAGTATTCCCGAAAAAGAATATCTTTTTGCAATTAAAGAGATTGAAGAAAAAAGAAAACAGAATTTGCCGGAGCGCAGTCAGACTCTTCGAATCATTCTCGCTGACGGTAAGTTTTATGATCATAACGGAACATTCAGCATGGCAGATAGAGCTGTGGACCCTTCAACCGGAACACTCAGTTTGCGTGCCGTTTTTCCGAACCCCGAGAAAATGCTGAGAGACGGGCAGTATGCAAAGATTGTTGCTCTTCTTAAAGAATATCAAAATGCGTTAGTTGTTCCTGCAAGAGCCATTTTAGATGTTCAGGGTCGTAAATCGATTTTGACTGTATCTTCCAATGGAACTGTTGTTGAAAATGCGGTAACGATTGATTATTCAAATGATCAAAGTGCTGTTATTGGGAAGGGGCTTAAAGACGGAGATCTGATTATTGCTGACGGTGTTAACAAAATCAGGCCGGGAACATTGATTGCTCCGGAGATTGTAACTCCTGATAAGACTAAATAA